A single genomic interval of Microbacterium oleivorans harbors:
- the glnA gene encoding type I glutamate--ammonia ligase, giving the protein MFKDSSEVLKFIQDEDVKFLDIRFTDLPGVQQHFNIPASTVDEEFFTVGQLFDGSSIRGFANIHESDMQLIPDVSTAYLDPFREAKTLVMIFDIYNPRNGEIYAKDPRQVAKKAEKYLASTGIADTAFFAPEAEFYIFDDVRYEVKQNSSFYSVDSEEGAWNTGRVEEGGNLANKTPYKGGYFPVSPVDKTADLRDDISLKLIESGLVLERAHHEVGTGGQQEINYRFDTMVHSADDILKFKYIVKNTAEEWGKVATFMPKPLFGDNGSGMHTHQSLWLNGEPLFYDEKGYGGLSDIARWYIGGLLKHAAAVLAFTNPTLNSYKRLVKGYEAPVNLVYSAGNRSAAIRIPITGTNPKAKRIEFRAPDASGNPYLAFAAQMMAGLDGIKNRIEPHEPVDKDLYELPPEEAKNIPQVPNSLLDSLEALRNDHEFLLAGGVFTPELIETWIEYKIENEIQPINARPHPYEYELYFGV; this is encoded by the coding sequence ATGTTCAAAGATTCTTCCGAGGTGCTCAAGTTCATCCAGGACGAGGACGTCAAGTTCCTCGACATCCGTTTCACGGACCTTCCCGGTGTGCAGCAGCACTTCAACATCCCGGCCTCGACCGTCGACGAGGAGTTCTTCACGGTCGGACAGCTCTTCGACGGCTCGTCGATTCGCGGCTTCGCGAACATCCACGAGTCGGACATGCAGCTGATCCCGGATGTCTCGACCGCGTACCTCGACCCGTTCCGCGAGGCGAAGACGCTGGTCATGATCTTCGACATCTACAACCCGCGCAACGGCGAGATCTACGCCAAGGACCCGCGTCAGGTCGCCAAGAAGGCCGAGAAGTACCTCGCCTCCACCGGCATCGCCGACACCGCGTTCTTCGCCCCCGAGGCGGAGTTCTACATCTTCGACGACGTCCGCTACGAAGTGAAGCAGAACTCGAGCTTCTACTCGGTCGACTCCGAGGAGGGCGCCTGGAACACCGGTCGCGTCGAAGAGGGCGGCAACCTCGCCAACAAGACCCCGTACAAGGGCGGCTACTTCCCCGTCTCGCCGGTCGACAAGACCGCCGACCTGCGCGATGACATCTCGCTCAAGCTCATCGAGTCCGGCCTGGTTCTCGAGCGGGCCCACCACGAGGTCGGCACCGGCGGTCAGCAGGAGATCAACTACCGCTTCGACACCATGGTGCACTCGGCGGACGACATTCTGAAGTTCAAGTACATCGTCAAGAACACCGCCGAGGAATGGGGCAAGGTCGCGACCTTCATGCCCAAGCCCCTGTTCGGCGACAACGGCTCGGGAATGCACACCCACCAGTCCCTGTGGCTGAACGGTGAGCCGCTGTTCTACGACGAGAAGGGCTACGGCGGTCTGTCCGACATCGCCCGCTGGTACATCGGCGGGCTCCTCAAGCACGCGGCGGCCGTGCTCGCGTTCACCAACCCGACGCTGAACTCCTACAAGCGCCTGGTGAAGGGCTACGAAGCCCCGGTCAACCTGGTCTACTCGGCCGGAAACCGTTCCGCGGCCATCCGCATCCCGATCACGGGCACGAACCCCAAGGCCAAGCGCATCGAGTTCCGCGCTCCGGATGCCTCGGGCAACCCGTACCTCGCCTTCGCCGCACAGATGATGGCGGGCCTGGACGGCATCAAGAACCGCATCGAGCCGCACGAGCCGGTGGACAAGGACCTGTACGAGCTTCCCCCCGAGGAGGCCAAGAACATCCCGCAGGTCCCGAACTCGCTGCTCGACTCCCTCGAGGCCCTGCGCAACGACCACGAGTTCCTGCTCGCCGGTGGCGTGTTCACGCCCGAGCTGATCGAGACCTGGATCGAATACAAGATCGAGAACGAGATCCAGCCGATCAACGCCCGCCCGCACCCGTACGAGTACGAGCTGTACTTCGGGGTCTGA
- a CDS encoding RDD family protein codes for MPDHLRENTYPGERLGRPERGTGSVARLGRRLAALAIDYAAATVIATAFFGFDQFALPAEAGLTQFAPIAVFAALQVIFIPLIAGSPGHRVVGLRLELLHGGWTGLWRPIVRTLLLVVVLPAVVFDADQRGLHDKAAGTILVRA; via the coding sequence GTGCCCGATCACCTCCGCGAGAACACCTATCCCGGCGAGCGGTTGGGGCGTCCCGAACGCGGCACCGGCAGCGTCGCCCGACTGGGGCGCAGGCTCGCCGCGCTGGCGATCGACTACGCCGCCGCGACGGTGATCGCGACCGCGTTCTTCGGCTTCGATCAGTTCGCTCTCCCGGCGGAGGCCGGGCTCACCCAGTTCGCGCCGATCGCGGTGTTCGCCGCGCTCCAGGTGATCTTCATCCCCCTCATCGCGGGCAGCCCGGGCCATCGGGTCGTGGGGCTCCGCCTCGAGTTGCTGCACGGGGGATGGACCGGGCTGTGGCGGCCGATCGTCCGGACGTTGCTGCTCGTGGTGGTACTGCCGGCGGTGGTCTTCGACGCGGACCAGCGAGGCCTGCACGACAAGGCCGCCGGAACGATCCTCGTCCGGGCCTGA
- a CDS encoding DUF4191 family protein: MSSRSTAPEKRPGFFSQLRSLFTFTKEYFSWLPWLLIAIVVAGVGLGVLVGFLIPPGAIWSIILWGVTGLLFGILGAMITMTRLATRAMYKRIDGMPGATGHIISTNLGRRWQASEMPVGVNPKTQEAVYRAVGRGGVVIVGEGARGRLTRLINDERGKVKRVASGVPIHVLYVGHGEGDVPISKLAPTIKALPKAIDRTTMAAVIKRIESVSQSVTSLPIPKGVDPTKARAQRPR; this comes from the coding sequence ATGTCGTCCCGCAGCACCGCACCCGAGAAGCGGCCCGGATTCTTCTCTCAGCTCCGCTCCCTCTTCACCTTCACGAAGGAGTACTTCAGCTGGCTGCCCTGGCTGCTCATCGCGATCGTGGTCGCGGGCGTGGGCCTCGGTGTGCTGGTGGGCTTCCTCATCCCGCCGGGCGCGATCTGGAGCATCATCCTCTGGGGCGTCACAGGACTGCTCTTCGGCATCCTCGGCGCCATGATCACGATGACGCGTCTGGCCACACGGGCGATGTACAAGCGCATCGACGGCATGCCGGGAGCGACGGGCCACATCATCTCCACGAACCTCGGCCGTCGGTGGCAGGCGTCCGAGATGCCGGTCGGCGTGAATCCCAAGACGCAGGAGGCGGTCTACCGTGCGGTCGGGCGTGGCGGCGTCGTCATCGTCGGAGAGGGCGCACGCGGCCGTCTCACCCGTCTGATCAACGACGAGCGCGGCAAGGTCAAGCGTGTCGCCTCGGGCGTGCCGATCCACGTTCTGTACGTCGGCCACGGCGAGGGAGACGTGCCGATCTCGAAGCTCGCCCCCACCATCAAGGCGCTGCCCAAGGCGATCGACCGCACCACGATGGCCGCTGTCATCAAGCGCATCGAATCGGTGTCGCAGTCCGTGACGTCGCTTCCGATCCCCAAGGGCGTCGACCCGACGAAGGCCCGCGCGCAGCGTCCCCGCTGA
- the sucB gene encoding 2-oxoglutarate dehydrogenase, E2 component, dihydrolipoamide succinyltransferase has translation MSTSVVLPALGESVTEGTVTRWLKKVGDTIQEDEGLLEISTDKVDTEIPSPVSGVIEEILVQEDETVEVGAILAKIGDGSAAPASDSPSEQAPAEEPAAPAAEAPAAEAPAAEAPAQSAPQQSAPAASGDAKDVVLPELGESVTEGTVTRWLKQVGDDVAVDEPLLEISTDKVDTEIPAPFAGTLVEILVQEDETVEVGAALARIGSGAPAAAEAPAAPAPAETPAAEAAPAPQEAAPAPVQEAAPAAAAPAAPASQESAPSPAAQPSAPAPAEQAPADAGNDNVTYVTPLVRRLAQQQGVDLTKVTGSGVGGRIRKEDVLKAAEAASAAPAAAPAEAAAPAAPTVEVSELRGTRAPMSRLRKVLAKRAVESMQQTAQLTTVVEVDVTKLSLFRDKVKVEFNEKSGAKLSFLPFFALAAAEALQAFPIVNSTVDGEEIVYPATENISIAVDTERGLLTPVLRDAGQKNLAQIAQDIADLAARTRDNKLKPDELAGGTFTITNTGSRGALFDTPVVFLPQSAILGTGIVYKRPGVVTVDGKDAISVRSYVYLALSYDHRTIDGADAARFLSAMKARLEGAQFESNLGI, from the coding sequence ATGAGCACTTCCGTGGTCCTCCCCGCGCTCGGAGAGAGCGTCACCGAGGGAACGGTGACCCGCTGGCTCAAGAAGGTCGGTGACACCATCCAGGAGGACGAGGGCCTTCTGGAGATCTCCACCGACAAGGTGGACACCGAGATCCCGTCGCCCGTGAGCGGCGTGATCGAGGAGATCCTCGTGCAGGAGGACGAGACCGTCGAGGTCGGCGCCATCCTCGCCAAGATCGGCGACGGTTCGGCCGCGCCCGCCAGCGACAGCCCCTCCGAGCAGGCTCCGGCCGAAGAGCCCGCGGCGCCCGCCGCCGAGGCCCCGGCGGCCGAGGCTCCGGCCGCCGAAGCACCCGCGCAGTCCGCACCGCAGCAGTCCGCTCCCGCCGCCTCGGGCGATGCCAAGGACGTCGTGCTCCCCGAGCTGGGCGAGAGCGTCACGGAGGGCACCGTCACGCGCTGGCTCAAGCAGGTCGGCGACGACGTGGCGGTCGACGAGCCGCTGCTGGAGATCTCCACCGACAAGGTCGACACCGAGATCCCTGCACCCTTCGCCGGCACGCTCGTCGAGATCCTCGTCCAGGAGGACGAGACCGTCGAGGTCGGCGCCGCGCTGGCCCGCATCGGCTCGGGAGCACCGGCCGCCGCCGAGGCCCCCGCCGCACCGGCTCCCGCCGAGACGCCCGCAGCTGAGGCCGCACCCGCGCCCCAGGAGGCGGCGCCCGCCCCCGTGCAGGAGGCCGCACCGGCGGCCGCCGCGCCGGCAGCCCCTGCGTCGCAGGAGTCGGCGCCCTCCCCCGCGGCACAGCCCTCCGCCCCGGCCCCGGCCGAGCAGGCTCCGGCCGACGCGGGCAACGACAACGTGACCTACGTCACCCCGCTGGTCCGACGCCTCGCGCAGCAGCAGGGCGTCGATCTCACCAAGGTCACGGGCAGCGGTGTCGGGGGTCGTATCCGCAAGGAGGACGTCCTCAAGGCAGCGGAGGCCGCATCGGCAGCACCCGCAGCCGCGCCGGCAGAAGCCGCTGCACCCGCAGCCCCCACCGTCGAGGTGTCGGAGCTGCGCGGCACACGGGCGCCGATGTCGCGCCTGCGCAAGGTCCTCGCCAAGCGCGCCGTCGAGTCGATGCAGCAGACCGCGCAGCTGACGACCGTCGTCGAGGTCGACGTGACCAAGCTGTCGCTGTTCCGCGACAAGGTGAAGGTCGAGTTCAACGAGAAGAGCGGCGCGAAGCTGTCGTTCCTGCCCTTCTTCGCGCTCGCGGCCGCCGAGGCGTTGCAGGCCTTCCCGATCGTCAACTCGACGGTCGACGGCGAAGAGATCGTCTACCCCGCCACCGAGAACATCTCGATCGCGGTCGACACCGAGCGTGGGCTCCTCACGCCGGTCCTTCGCGATGCCGGCCAGAAGAATCTCGCCCAGATCGCCCAGGACATCGCCGACCTCGCAGCGCGTACGCGTGACAACAAGCTGAAGCCCGACGAGCTCGCCGGCGGCACGTTCACGATCACCAACACCGGATCGCGCGGCGCGTTGTTCGACACGCCCGTCGTCTTCCTCCCCCAGTCGGCCATTCTGGGCACGGGCATCGTCTACAAGCGCCCCGGCGTGGTGACGGTCGACGGCAAGGACGCGATCTCGGTGCGCTCGTACGTGTACCTCGCCCTGTCGTACGACCACCGCACGATCGACGGTGCCGACGCGGCACGCTTCCTCAGCGCCATGAAGGCGCGGCTCGAGGGCGCGCAGTTCGAGTCGAACCTGGGTATCTGA
- the lpdA gene encoding dihydrolipoyl dehydrogenase, translating to MTDHAFDLVVLGGGSGGYAAALRAAELGSSVALIEKDKLGGTCLHRGCIPTKALLHSAEIADHVRGSEHVGVRASFDGIDMDGVHAYREGIVAKKHKGLEGLVAARKITVVRGAGQLLADGGVAVGDDRYSAADIVLATGSYSRSLPGLELDDRVLTSDQALTLPEVPRRAVILGGGVIGVEFASIWRSFGAEVTIVEALDRLVPVEDAAMGKALERAFRKRGIIARTGTRFARAERTADGVRVELEDGSSLETDIVLVAVGRGPSTEGLGLEEAGVELDRGFVRVDDRLRTTRPHVWAVGDIVPGLQLAHRSFQQGIFVAEEIAGLSPTVVPDTLVPKVTYSSPEVASVGLTEEQARAAHGDAIAVREYNLAGNGKSEILGTSGLVKVVRRLDGPIIGVHLVGDRVGELITEGQLAVGWEAHPEDIAPFIHAHPTQSEALGEAFLALAGKPLHAL from the coding sequence GTGACCGACCACGCTTTCGACCTCGTCGTCCTGGGCGGGGGCAGCGGTGGCTACGCTGCCGCCCTGCGTGCCGCGGAACTCGGATCGTCAGTGGCTCTGATCGAGAAGGACAAGCTCGGCGGCACGTGCCTCCACCGCGGCTGCATCCCCACGAAGGCGCTCCTGCACTCCGCCGAGATCGCCGATCACGTGCGCGGTTCCGAGCACGTCGGGGTCCGCGCCTCGTTCGACGGCATCGACATGGACGGGGTCCACGCTTACCGCGAGGGCATCGTCGCGAAGAAGCACAAGGGACTCGAAGGGCTCGTCGCCGCGCGCAAGATCACAGTCGTCCGCGGCGCAGGACAGCTGCTGGCCGACGGCGGGGTGGCGGTCGGCGACGACCGGTACAGCGCAGCCGACATCGTCCTGGCCACCGGGTCCTACAGCCGCTCCCTCCCGGGCCTCGAGCTGGACGACCGCGTCCTCACGAGCGACCAGGCGCTGACCCTCCCCGAGGTTCCGCGTCGTGCGGTCATCCTCGGCGGCGGCGTCATCGGCGTCGAGTTCGCCAGCATCTGGCGCTCGTTCGGCGCCGAGGTCACCATCGTCGAAGCGCTCGACCGCCTCGTCCCCGTCGAGGATGCTGCGATGGGCAAGGCCCTGGAGCGCGCCTTCCGCAAGCGCGGCATCATCGCGCGCACCGGCACGCGTTTCGCCCGCGCCGAACGGACGGCCGACGGGGTCCGCGTCGAACTCGAGGACGGCTCCTCGCTCGAGACCGACATCGTGCTCGTCGCCGTCGGTCGCGGCCCGTCGACCGAAGGTCTGGGACTCGAGGAGGCCGGAGTCGAGCTCGATCGCGGTTTCGTGCGCGTCGACGACCGGCTGCGCACGACCCGCCCGCACGTCTGGGCCGTCGGAGACATCGTCCCCGGCCTGCAGCTCGCCCATCGCAGCTTCCAGCAGGGGATCTTCGTGGCCGAGGAGATCGCGGGACTCAGCCCCACCGTCGTCCCCGACACCCTCGTGCCGAAGGTCACCTACAGCAGCCCCGAGGTCGCTTCGGTCGGTCTGACCGAGGAGCAGGCGCGCGCCGCGCACGGCGACGCGATCGCCGTGCGCGAGTACAACCTCGCCGGCAACGGCAAGAGCGAGATCCTCGGGACCTCGGGACTCGTCAAGGTCGTGCGCCGGCTCGACGGCCCGATCATCGGCGTGCACCTCGTCGGCGACCGCGTCGGCGAGCTGATCACCGAGGGCCAGCTGGCCGTGGGCTGGGAGGCCCACCCCGAGGACATCGCACCATTCATCCACGCCCATCCGACGCAGAGCGAAGCTCTCGGAGAAGCATTCCTGGCGCTGGCGGGCAAACCGCTGCACGCGCTCTGA
- a CDS encoding leucyl aminopeptidase, with translation MPFPEIAHSSAPITDSDAEALVLALPPLSGDVAGPSDWPGIAETLQAIGFTGSRGAVHRVFLPAVASVPVIVVGTGADPDENALRDAAGAVARVTTGFASLALAAPLAPARSWRALAEGAVVGGYRFGGYKKEAPQPRAARITVHADAPVSDGDIAAVAALGRAVALVKDLVSTPAEWLSPADLADRAIEAVAGLPIEVEVLDESALEAQGFGGVLGVGQGSDRPPRVVRVDYAPADAQRHVALVGKGITFDTGGLSLKPPASMVGMKYDMAGAATVLAVVQAAAAMQLPVRVSAWLCIADNMPSGRATRPGDVLRLLDGTTVEVLNTDAEGRLVLADGIVAASRTRPDAIVDVATLTGAIVVALGHRHTGVMGDDEAVAEYLEAARRAGEAAWQLPLPAHMEDELDSPIADMQNAKIGDPSGGSLFAGLFLRRFVGRSGEGDDAPRIPWVHLDIAGSGTTKAPFGATDKGPTAATVRSLLEYLRGASR, from the coding sequence ATGCCGTTCCCCGAGATCGCGCACAGCAGCGCGCCCATCACCGATTCCGATGCCGAGGCCCTGGTGCTCGCGCTCCCGCCTCTGAGCGGCGACGTCGCGGGCCCGTCGGACTGGCCGGGGATCGCCGAGACCCTCCAGGCGATCGGGTTCACCGGCTCGCGGGGCGCCGTGCACCGCGTGTTCCTGCCGGCGGTCGCATCGGTCCCGGTGATCGTCGTCGGCACCGGCGCCGATCCCGACGAGAACGCGCTCCGGGATGCCGCCGGCGCGGTCGCGCGCGTCACCACCGGCTTCGCGTCCCTCGCCCTCGCGGCGCCGCTGGCCCCGGCCCGGAGCTGGCGGGCGCTCGCGGAGGGCGCCGTCGTCGGCGGATACCGCTTCGGCGGTTACAAGAAGGAAGCCCCGCAGCCGCGCGCCGCTCGGATCACGGTCCATGCCGATGCCCCGGTCTCGGACGGCGACATCGCCGCAGTCGCCGCACTCGGACGTGCCGTCGCCCTCGTGAAGGATCTCGTCAGCACGCCCGCCGAATGGCTCTCCCCCGCAGACCTCGCCGATCGTGCGATCGAGGCGGTGGCCGGCCTCCCGATCGAGGTCGAGGTGCTCGACGAATCGGCGCTCGAAGCACAGGGCTTCGGCGGTGTGCTCGGCGTCGGCCAGGGTTCGGACCGCCCTCCCCGGGTCGTCCGCGTCGACTACGCGCCGGCGGATGCTCAGCGTCACGTCGCCCTCGTCGGCAAGGGCATCACCTTCGACACCGGCGGGCTCTCGCTGAAGCCGCCGGCGAGCATGGTGGGCATGAAGTACGACATGGCCGGGGCCGCGACGGTCCTGGCGGTCGTCCAGGCCGCCGCAGCCATGCAGCTCCCCGTCCGGGTGTCCGCGTGGCTCTGCATCGCCGACAACATGCCGTCGGGCCGCGCCACCCGCCCCGGCGACGTGCTGCGACTGCTGGACGGCACGACCGTCGAGGTGCTCAACACCGATGCCGAGGGCCGTCTCGTCCTGGCGGACGGGATCGTGGCCGCGAGTCGGACTCGCCCCGACGCGATCGTCGACGTCGCCACGCTCACCGGCGCGATCGTCGTGGCACTCGGCCACCGCCATACCGGGGTGATGGGCGACGACGAAGCGGTCGCCGAATATCTCGAGGCCGCGCGCCGCGCGGGCGAGGCCGCCTGGCAGCTCCCGCTGCCGGCGCACATGGAGGACGAGCTCGACTCCCCCATCGCAGACATGCAGAACGCCAAGATCGGCGACCCGTCGGGCGGCTCCCTGTTCGCCGGACTGTTCCTGCGGCGTTTCGTCGGCCGCTCCGGCGAGGGCGACGACGCGCCCCGCATCCCGTGGGTCCATCTCGACATCGCGGGCTCGGGCACGACCAAGGCGCCCTTCGGCGCGACCGACAAGGGCCCGACCGCCGCCACGGTCCGCTCCCTCCTCGAGTACCTCCGCGGAGCGTCGCGGTGA
- a CDS encoding proteasome assembly chaperone family protein, which translates to MPLSGPLYARAAGSPPVPTGLPLVVAMTGFTDAGGAVARIIEYFRGELDPTTVVAFDNDVLFDYRARRPVVTFDEDHLTDYRAPRLELSLAHDSLGQPFVLLSGYEPDFAWEAFAETVVGLAEGMQIASATWVHAIPMPVPHTRPLGTTVSGTRPELTAAHSVWQPRTQIPATAGHLLEMRLAEADARVAGFALLVPHYLGETEYPAAAIAGLDSLSVATGLVFDSDTLRNENRDYLEKVADQVSGSEELTTMLHTLEERYDSYMAGSALGQPIIHSGDLPSADELAAELERFLASRPPADDDKRGRA; encoded by the coding sequence ATGCCGCTGTCCGGACCGCTCTATGCACGTGCCGCCGGGTCCCCGCCCGTCCCGACCGGGCTTCCGCTCGTCGTCGCGATGACCGGATTCACGGATGCCGGCGGCGCCGTCGCCCGCATCATCGAGTATTTCCGAGGCGAGCTCGACCCCACGACGGTCGTCGCCTTCGACAACGACGTGCTCTTCGACTACCGCGCCCGTCGCCCCGTCGTCACCTTCGACGAGGACCACCTCACCGACTACCGCGCCCCGCGACTCGAGCTCTCGCTCGCGCACGACTCGCTCGGTCAGCCCTTCGTGCTGCTCTCGGGCTACGAGCCCGACTTCGCGTGGGAGGCATTCGCGGAGACCGTCGTCGGACTCGCCGAAGGCATGCAGATCGCGTCCGCGACGTGGGTGCACGCCATCCCCATGCCGGTGCCTCACACCCGGCCCCTCGGTACGACGGTGAGCGGCACGCGTCCCGAGCTCACCGCCGCGCACTCGGTGTGGCAGCCTCGCACCCAGATCCCCGCGACCGCAGGCCACCTCCTCGAGATGCGACTGGCCGAGGCCGACGCCCGCGTGGCCGGATTCGCCCTGCTCGTCCCTCACTACCTCGGCGAGACCGAGTATCCGGCGGCGGCGATCGCGGGACTCGACAGTCTCAGTGTGGCCACGGGGCTCGTCTTCGACAGCGACACGCTGCGCAACGAGAACCGCGATTATCTCGAGAAGGTCGCAGATCAGGTGTCGGGCAGCGAAGAGCTGACGACCATGCTCCACACGCTGGAGGAGCGCTACGACTCCTACATGGCGGGGTCCGCGCTCGGTCAGCCCATCATCCATTCGGGCGATCTTCCGAGCGCCGATGAGCTGGCCGCCGAGCTCGAGCGCTTCCTCGCGTCGCGGCCGCCCGCCGACGACGACAAGCGCGGCCGCGCCTGA
- a CDS encoding RNA polymerase sigma factor produces the protein MTSGTKTTRTRASEDTELVEDAPTTDAQVAAPKAAAKKAPAKKAPAKKAAPKKAAPAKAAKAKAATDDEEMDDEDVEDDVEIDTEDEAEGETAAPAPGAAKTDDDDEDAESKKPAFTEALPTGAIVISTSDEEDVPVYSTQITGATADPVKDYLKQIGKVPLLNAAEEVELAMRIEAGLFAEEKLSHMSPAEKSNQLGLDLQWVARDGQRAKSHLLGANLRLVVSLAKRYTGRGMQFLDLIQEGNLGLIRAVEKFDYTKGFKFSTYATWWIRQAITRAMADQARTIRIPVHMVEVINKLARVQRQMLQDLGREPTPEELSRELDMTPEKVIEVQKYGREPISLHTPLGEDGDSEFGDLIEDTEAVVPADAVGFTMLQRQLESLLDSLSEREAGVIRMRFGLGDGQPKTLDQIGDTFGVTRERIRQIESKTMAKLRHPSRSQSLRDYLE, from the coding sequence GTGACGTCAGGCACGAAGACCACCCGCACCCGCGCGAGCGAGGACACCGAACTCGTCGAGGACGCGCCCACCACCGACGCCCAGGTCGCGGCGCCCAAGGCCGCAGCGAAGAAGGCTCCGGCCAAGAAGGCCCCGGCCAAGAAGGCTGCGCCGAAGAAGGCCGCGCCCGCCAAGGCCGCCAAGGCCAAGGCCGCGACCGACGACGAGGAGATGGACGACGAGGACGTCGAAGACGACGTCGAGATCGACACCGAGGACGAGGCGGAGGGCGAGACCGCCGCTCCGGCACCCGGCGCCGCCAAGACCGACGACGACGACGAGGACGCCGAGTCGAAGAAGCCCGCGTTCACCGAGGCCCTGCCCACCGGGGCCATCGTCATCTCGACGAGCGATGAGGAAGACGTCCCCGTTTACTCGACGCAGATCACCGGCGCCACCGCCGACCCGGTCAAGGACTATCTGAAGCAGATCGGCAAGGTGCCCCTGCTGAACGCGGCCGAAGAGGTCGAGCTCGCCATGCGCATCGAGGCGGGCCTGTTCGCGGAAGAGAAGCTGTCGCACATGTCGCCGGCTGAGAAGTCGAACCAGCTGGGCCTCGATCTGCAGTGGGTCGCCCGTGACGGCCAGCGCGCCAAGAGCCACTTGCTCGGGGCCAACCTGCGACTCGTGGTCTCGCTCGCCAAGCGCTACACGGGCCGCGGCATGCAATTCCTCGACCTCATCCAGGAGGGCAACCTCGGTCTGATCCGTGCGGTTGAGAAGTTCGACTACACCAAGGGATTCAAGTTCTCGACCTACGCGACCTGGTGGATCCGTCAGGCGATCACCCGCGCGATGGCCGACCAGGCTCGCACGATCCGCATCCCGGTGCACATGGTCGAGGTCATCAACAAGCTCGCCCGGGTGCAGCGGCAGATGCTGCAGGATCTCGGTCGCGAACCCACCCCCGAGGAGCTCAGCCGCGAGCTCGACATGACCCCCGAGAAGGTCATCGAGGTGCAGAAGTACGGCCGCGAGCCGATCTCCCTGCACACGCCACTCGGCGAGGACGGCGACAGCGAGTTCGGCGACCTGATCGAGGACACCGAGGCGGTCGTCCCGGCCGATGCGGTCGGCTTCACGATGCTGCAGCGTCAGCTCGAGTCGCTGCTCGACTCGCTCAGCGAGCGCGAGGCCGGCGTCATCCGTATGCGATTCGGTCTGGGCGACGGCCAGCCCAAGACGCTCGACCAGATCGGCGACACGTTCGGGGTGACGCGCGAGCGCATCCGACAGATCGAGTCCAAGACGATGGCGAAGCTGCGGCACCCGTCGCGCTCGCAGTCGCTGCGGGACTACCTCGAGTGA
- a CDS encoding coenzyme F420-0:L-glutamate ligase, translating into MTGAANEGKALEVVVDGTSYARIPIRTRVVMPGDDLDAVLAEYAKPVVQPGDLLFVTEKIVAITQGRSYTLDDIEVRPLARFLSKYVTRTPYGIGLGMPETMEMALRECGTPRILFAAAVSAVTKLFGRRGDFYRIAGDKARAIDGPTPGTIPPYNKAVVLGPTDPAGVAARTKSQLGGVAEVAVVDINDIGGNILGSTLDKAGAQRLVRILRDNPLGQGHQSTPLGVIREV; encoded by the coding sequence GTGACCGGCGCGGCCAACGAGGGCAAGGCTCTCGAGGTCGTCGTCGACGGCACGTCCTACGCACGGATCCCGATCCGTACGCGCGTCGTGATGCCGGGCGACGACCTCGACGCGGTCCTCGCGGAATACGCGAAGCCGGTCGTCCAGCCCGGCGACCTGCTGTTCGTCACCGAGAAGATCGTGGCGATCACCCAGGGCCGCTCGTACACGCTCGACGACATCGAGGTGCGTCCGCTCGCCCGCTTCCTGTCGAAGTACGTCACGCGCACGCCCTACGGCATCGGGCTCGGCATGCCCGAGACGATGGAGATGGCGCTGCGCGAGTGCGGCACCCCCCGCATCCTGTTCGCCGCCGCGGTGAGCGCCGTGACCAAGCTGTTCGGCCGACGCGGCGACTTCTACCGCATCGCGGGCGACAAGGCTCGGGCGATCGACGGGCCCACGCCCGGAACGATCCCGCCGTACAACAAGGCGGTCGTGCTCGGTCCGACCGACCCCGCCGGGGTCGCTGCGCGGACCAAGTCGCAGCTGGGCGGGGTCGCCGAGGTCGCGGTCGTCGACATCAACGACATCGGGGGCAACATCCTCGGCTCCACCCTCGACAAGGCCGGCGCGCAGCGGCTCGTGCGCATCCTGCGCGACAATCCCCTCGGCCAGGGACACCAGTCCACGCCGCTCGGCGTGATCCGCGAGGTGTGA